Proteins encoded within one genomic window of Microbacterium sp. LKL04:
- the pheA gene encoding prephenate dehydratase, which yields MTSEPPASPTRRTYSFLGPAGTFTEAALAQVPEARDQNWRPVRNVGEALADVIEGRSDAAMIAIENSVDGGVSTTQDALATVAGLRIVGEYLVPVEFVLVAKPGVRLEDVSVIAAHPVAYAQCLTWLTSALPEHSHIPATSNVAAAVGIVDGTITADAAIAPPGILSLHDLELLAEKIGDNAHAVTRFVLVSRTAPPPAPTGADKTSLIVELPEDHPGALLELLEQFATRGINLSLLASRPIGDELGRYRFVIDADGHIEDERMADALLGLRRFSPRVLYLGSYPRADRAIVRYPERYSDEVFVEARDWLRGLVSGEPEA from the coding sequence GTGACATCCGAGCCCCCGGCTTCCCCCACCCGTCGCACGTACAGCTTCCTCGGCCCCGCAGGCACCTTCACCGAAGCCGCCCTCGCGCAGGTCCCAGAAGCGCGCGACCAGAACTGGCGACCCGTCCGCAACGTCGGCGAGGCTCTCGCCGACGTGATCGAGGGCCGATCGGATGCGGCGATGATCGCGATCGAGAACTCCGTCGACGGCGGCGTCTCGACCACGCAGGACGCGCTCGCCACCGTTGCGGGTCTGCGGATCGTGGGGGAGTACCTCGTCCCCGTCGAGTTCGTGCTGGTCGCGAAGCCGGGCGTCCGCCTCGAGGACGTCTCGGTCATCGCCGCTCACCCCGTCGCGTACGCGCAGTGCCTCACGTGGCTGACCAGCGCGCTGCCGGAGCACTCGCACATCCCGGCGACCAGCAACGTCGCGGCGGCCGTCGGCATCGTCGATGGCACGATCACCGCGGATGCCGCGATCGCGCCGCCCGGCATCCTCTCCCTCCACGACCTCGAGCTCCTCGCCGAGAAGATCGGCGACAACGCGCACGCCGTGACGCGCTTCGTGCTCGTGAGCCGTACTGCGCCGCCGCCCGCACCGACCGGGGCGGACAAGACCTCGCTCATCGTCGAGCTCCCCGAGGATCACCCGGGTGCCCTGCTCGAGCTCCTCGAGCAGTTCGCCACCCGCGGGATCAACCTGTCGCTGCTGGCCTCGCGCCCGATCGGCGACGAGCTCGGTCGCTACCGATTCGTCATCGACGCCGATGGACACATCGAGGACGAGCGCATGGCCGACGCCCTCCTGGGCCTGCGCCGTTTCTCGCCGCGCGTCCTCTACCTCGGGTCGTACCCGCGCGCCGACCGCGCGATCGTCCGCTACCCGGAGCGGTACTCCGACGAGGTGTTCGTCGAGGCGCGCGACTGGCTGCGAGGTCTCGTCTCGGGCGAGCCCGAGGCCTGA
- a CDS encoding LLM class flavin-dependent oxidoreductase: protein MSIATPALSVLDLVPVRTGQTSSQAIAASIALAQRADDLGYQRYWFAEHHNMPAVASTTPPVLIAATASRTRRIRVGSGGVMLPNHSPLVVAEQFAALEALAPGRIDLGIGRAPGSDPVITQLLRQSGTTSDVERFPNHVTDIRSLVSAEGATLRFTSGGTYTVTATPASTSAPEVWLLGSSDYSAQLAAGMGLPYVFANHFSGDGLERALDLYRGQFQPSETLAAPRTFVTANAVVADTDDEARAAALPQARMMARLRGGKPLTALETVEQAAAAEASDSLAAPVFDAMMSRWFVGTGPEVRTRLAEFAARHGVDEVMVSPVAGATEAEPMDAAPSRIRTLELLAA, encoded by the coding sequence ATGAGCATCGCGACCCCGGCCCTTTCCGTTCTCGACCTCGTCCCCGTCCGCACGGGGCAGACCAGCAGCCAGGCGATCGCCGCCTCGATCGCCCTCGCACAGCGCGCAGACGACCTCGGCTACCAGCGCTACTGGTTCGCGGAACACCACAACATGCCGGCCGTCGCCTCGACGACACCCCCGGTTCTCATCGCCGCGACCGCCTCGCGGACCCGCCGCATCCGGGTCGGCTCCGGCGGCGTCATGCTCCCCAACCACTCCCCCCTCGTCGTCGCCGAGCAGTTCGCGGCGCTCGAAGCCCTCGCGCCCGGTCGCATCGACCTCGGCATCGGGCGCGCGCCCGGGTCGGACCCGGTCATCACGCAGCTGCTGCGCCAGTCGGGGACCACGAGCGACGTGGAGCGCTTCCCGAACCACGTCACCGACATCCGCTCGCTGGTGTCGGCGGAGGGCGCGACGCTGCGGTTCACCTCGGGCGGCACCTACACCGTGACCGCCACACCCGCCTCGACGAGCGCGCCCGAGGTGTGGTTGCTCGGATCGAGCGACTACTCCGCCCAGCTCGCCGCCGGCATGGGCCTGCCGTACGTCTTCGCCAACCACTTCTCGGGCGACGGCCTCGAGCGCGCGCTCGACCTGTACCGCGGGCAGTTCCAGCCGTCCGAGACGCTCGCGGCACCCCGGACCTTCGTCACGGCCAACGCGGTCGTCGCAGACACCGACGACGAGGCGCGCGCCGCGGCCCTCCCGCAGGCACGCATGATGGCGCGGCTGCGCGGCGGCAAGCCGCTGACGGCCCTCGAGACTGTCGAGCAGGCAGCCGCCGCAGAGGCATCCGATTCCCTCGCCGCCCCCGTCTTCGACGCGATGATGTCGCGCTGGTTCGTCGGGACCGGGCCGGAGGTCCGCACGCGCCTCGCCGAGTTCGCTGCTCGTCACGGCGTCGACGAGGTCATGGTCTCGCCCGTCGCCGGTGCGACCGAGGCGGAGCCGATGGATGCCGCGCCCTCGCGGATCCGCACGCTGGAGCTCCTCGCCGCCTGA
- a CDS encoding alpha/beta hydrolase-fold protein — translation MNSHVPRRRRLAAITAAAAVATSLCIATPALAAPSAQPISPAASATTSPGTSVSLDLGGTWKFAKGDDPSYASPDFDDSSWQDITVPGDGTPFDDYDGFGWYRLTFTLPPDAAGTNLVASLGFLDDVDEAYLNGTRIGGSGTMPPAASSQWFEKRLYPVPADAPNFGGENTLAVRLYDMNGGGGWYEGPVGIYSKDAVRANVYGITGPRASAAQSAAVADVLEAQKTALAAGDVDAYLKTLDKSYFHDGRSKDRRARELRDWMKESGSLTLTDSEVEVVTGEDGALVVDTNRTITGTRDGEPYTFQPASQQFLHIDGTTLRETGNDSRFFRETVDSDLEGQPREFATYLPPSYLSEPNREYPVVYLLHGINGGSREWEPRDIDDVLDGLWKQGLAESIVIMPDGESLWYSDQPNGGTPWRSMFLTEMVPLVDKEYRTLEGRDFRALTGVSMGGFGAWSLGLSNPGMFSSIASHIGSLSYSGSALPTPLKQAGDMTAKQLKKFDLYFDACEFDEYRFDDAARSMNTILTDKGVPHTWAVYPEGRHNDACWMPHLKDSFGMHSTHFREAGLREDFVKPEISVPASTTVSFGSTFDALAGVTARDAVDGDLTAELSVRGTVDTKKLGTYTLRYVVKDAAGNRARVDRTVTVAPAALTVGTPTVSGSAKVGATLTTKPGTWTKGTAFAYQWMRDGSPIRGAVTATHRLTAADAGTRISVRVTGTQSGYTTAAKTSAATTKVAKGTLRASTPTVTGSAKVGKTLTARAGAWTEGTRLSYQWLNNGRAIAGATKASYSVARGDRGDRLSVRITGSLSGYDTVSRTSGAVRIAR, via the coding sequence GTGAATTCTCACGTCCCTCGACGGCGCCGTCTGGCCGCCATCACCGCCGCGGCAGCCGTCGCGACGTCGCTCTGCATCGCCACCCCCGCGCTGGCCGCTCCCTCGGCCCAGCCGATCTCCCCCGCAGCCAGCGCCACGACATCGCCGGGTACCAGCGTGTCGCTCGACCTCGGGGGCACCTGGAAGTTCGCGAAGGGCGACGACCCGTCCTACGCCTCGCCGGACTTCGACGACTCGTCCTGGCAGGACATCACCGTCCCCGGCGACGGCACCCCCTTCGACGACTACGACGGGTTCGGCTGGTACCGCCTGACCTTCACCTTGCCTCCGGATGCCGCGGGCACGAACCTCGTCGCATCGCTCGGCTTCCTCGACGACGTCGACGAGGCCTACCTCAACGGCACGCGGATCGGCGGTTCGGGCACGATGCCGCCGGCTGCCAGCAGCCAGTGGTTCGAGAAGCGTCTCTACCCCGTTCCGGCCGACGCACCGAACTTCGGCGGCGAGAACACCCTCGCGGTGCGCCTGTACGACATGAACGGCGGCGGCGGCTGGTACGAAGGACCCGTCGGGATCTACTCGAAGGATGCCGTCCGCGCGAACGTCTACGGCATCACCGGGCCCCGCGCCTCGGCCGCGCAGTCGGCCGCCGTGGCGGATGTCCTCGAGGCGCAGAAGACCGCTCTCGCGGCCGGCGATGTCGACGCGTACCTGAAGACGCTCGACAAGAGCTACTTCCACGACGGCCGGTCGAAGGACCGGCGCGCCCGCGAGCTGCGCGACTGGATGAAGGAGTCGGGCTCCCTCACCCTCACCGACAGCGAGGTCGAGGTCGTCACCGGCGAGGACGGCGCCCTCGTCGTCGACACCAACCGGACGATCACGGGCACGCGTGACGGCGAGCCGTACACCTTCCAGCCGGCATCCCAGCAGTTCCTCCACATCGACGGGACCACGCTCCGCGAGACCGGCAACGATTCCCGGTTCTTCCGCGAGACGGTGGATTCCGACCTCGAGGGTCAGCCGCGCGAGTTCGCGACCTACCTGCCCCCGTCCTACCTGAGCGAGCCGAACCGCGAATACCCGGTCGTCTATCTGCTGCACGGCATCAACGGCGGCAGCCGCGAGTGGGAACCGCGCGACATCGACGACGTCCTCGACGGCCTCTGGAAGCAGGGCCTCGCCGAATCGATCGTCATCATGCCCGACGGCGAATCGCTCTGGTATTCCGACCAGCCGAACGGCGGCACGCCGTGGCGCAGCATGTTCCTCACCGAGATGGTGCCCCTCGTCGACAAGGAGTACCGCACCCTCGAGGGCCGCGACTTCCGCGCCCTGACGGGTGTGTCGATGGGTGGCTTCGGCGCCTGGTCGCTCGGACTCTCGAACCCCGGGATGTTCTCCTCCATCGCTTCGCACATCGGTTCGCTGAGCTACTCCGGCTCCGCCCTTCCCACGCCGCTCAAGCAGGCCGGCGACATGACCGCGAAGCAGCTGAAGAAGTTCGACCTCTACTTCGACGCGTGCGAGTTCGACGAGTACCGCTTCGATGACGCCGCACGCTCGATGAACACGATCCTCACCGACAAGGGCGTGCCCCACACGTGGGCCGTCTACCCCGAGGGCCGACACAACGACGCCTGCTGGATGCCGCACCTGAAGGACTCGTTCGGCATGCACTCGACGCACTTCCGCGAGGCGGGCCTGCGCGAGGACTTCGTGAAGCCCGAGATCAGCGTCCCGGCATCCACCACCGTCAGCTTCGGATCGACCTTCGACGCTCTCGCCGGCGTGACCGCGCGCGACGCGGTCGACGGCGACCTCACCGCCGAGCTGTCGGTCCGCGGCACGGTCGACACGAAGAAGCTCGGCACGTACACCCTCCGCTACGTCGTGAAGGATGCCGCAGGCAACCGCGCGCGCGTCGACCGCACGGTCACGGTGGCGCCCGCCGCTCTGACCGTCGGCACGCCGACGGTGTCGGGCTCGGCGAAGGTCGGCGCGACGCTGACGACGAAGCCCGGCACGTGGACGAAGGGCACAGCGTTCGCGTACCAGTGGATGCGCGACGGCTCGCCGATCCGCGGTGCGGTCACCGCGACGCACCGGCTGACGGCCGCCGACGCCGGAACCCGCATCTCGGTGCGGGTGACCGGCACCCAGTCGGGGTACACGACCGCGGCGAAGACCTCGGCTGCGACGACGAAGGTCGCGAAGGGCACCCTCCGCGCGTCGACGCCGACCGTCACCGGCTCGGCCAAGGTCGGCAAGACGCTGACCGCCCGTGCCGGCGCGTGGACCGAGGGAACGCGGCTGTCGTACCAGTGGCTGAACAACGGCAGGGCGATCGCCGGCGCGACCAAGGCGTCGTACTCGGTCGCCCGGGGCGACCGTGGTGACCGCCTGTCGGTGCGCATCACGGGCAGCCTCAGCGGCTACGACACGGTGAGCCGGACCTCCGGCGCCGTGCGCATCGCCCGCTGA
- a CDS encoding LacI family DNA-binding transcriptional regulator, with protein MSNDRTDVIGRRRRATVKDVATEAGVSRGTVSRVLNGQPYVSNEAREAIEAAIAKVGFVPNRAARSLVMQSSQAIGLIVHEPHSLFVEDPNIGSILLGANAALSEADYQLSFMIADTTRDIERLARYLSGGLIDGVIIVSARVGDPITRAVADLGLPAAFVGHPRDIGDAAYVAIDNRGAAREITNRLAATGRRRIGMIASALDRDSGSDRLAGFVDALGNRFDPQLVERVPLYSYSDGQEGMRALLERAPDIDGVFASSDAVAAGAMDVLQAAGRVVPEDVGIVGFDDSSWALRCDPPLSTVHQPAGELGRAAAESVLRQLRGEDPGTSGRVLECPVVWRDSA; from the coding sequence GTGAGCAACGACCGCACGGATGTCATCGGCCGGCGCCGTCGCGCGACCGTCAAGGATGTGGCCACCGAAGCCGGGGTCTCGCGCGGAACGGTGAGCCGCGTGCTGAACGGCCAGCCCTACGTCTCGAACGAGGCGCGTGAGGCCATCGAGGCCGCGATCGCCAAGGTGGGCTTCGTCCCCAACCGTGCCGCGCGCAGCCTCGTCATGCAGAGCTCGCAAGCCATCGGCCTGATCGTCCACGAGCCCCACTCGCTCTTCGTCGAGGATCCGAACATCGGCTCGATCCTTCTCGGCGCGAATGCGGCGCTGTCCGAGGCGGACTACCAGCTGTCGTTCATGATCGCCGACACCACCCGCGACATCGAACGCCTCGCCCGATACCTGAGTGGCGGCCTGATCGACGGCGTCATCATCGTCTCGGCACGCGTGGGCGACCCGATCACCCGTGCGGTCGCCGACCTCGGCCTGCCCGCCGCTTTCGTCGGCCACCCCCGCGACATCGGCGACGCCGCCTACGTCGCGATCGACAACCGCGGGGCCGCGCGCGAGATCACGAACCGGCTCGCGGCCACGGGACGTCGGCGCATCGGGATGATCGCCTCCGCCCTCGACCGCGACTCGGGCTCGGACCGTCTCGCCGGTTTCGTCGACGCCCTCGGCAACAGATTCGACCCGCAGCTCGTCGAGCGGGTGCCCCTGTACTCCTACTCCGACGGGCAGGAGGGCATGCGTGCACTGCTCGAGCGTGCACCCGACATCGACGGCGTCTTCGCGTCGAGCGACGCCGTCGCCGCCGGAGCGATGGACGTCCTGCAGGCAGCCGGCCGTGTCGTACCGGAGGACGTCGGCATCGTCGGATTCGACGACAGCTCCTGGGCCCTCCGGTGCGATCCGCCGCTGTCGACCGTGCACCAGCCCGCCGGCGAGCTCGGTCGGGCGGCAGCGGAGTCCGTGCTGCGCCAGCTTCGCGGTGAGGACCCCGGCACGAGCGGACGCGTGCTCGAATGTCCCGTGGTCTGGCGCGACTCCGCCTGA
- a CDS encoding beta-galactosidase, whose product MSVPARPFAHDGIAFGCDYNPEQWTPDVWDEDIALMREAGVDLVAINIFGWAHIEPRAGQYDFARLDDIIGRLHAAGIRINLGTGTASTPAWLTTAHPEILPVVEDGTRRYPGGRQAWCPSSPVYRQAALALVDAVAARYGSHPAIALWHVSNELGCHNALCHCDESAAAFRVWLQARYGTVEAVNRAWGTAFWSQTYYEWDEILTPKATLSSRNPGQMLDFHRFSSDALLAHYRAEAEAIRAHSEIAITTNFMVTAHIENLDYWSWAGEMDVIANDHYLDHRLGDPRSELAFAADLSRGLAQGSPWILMEHSTGAVNWQPLNKPKAAGEMIRNSLTHVARGADGVCFFQWRASVQGSEKFHSAMLPHAGTDSAVWREVVELGGIVDRLGEVAGSRVESDIAFLFSWESWWATQSETRPSQAFGYLEQVHASYRALHANGLTVDVVAPGSDLSGYRMVVVPGVHLMTEADAAVLTAWIAAGGTALVTFSTAIVDENDRVYTGGYAGPLREALGLHIEEFAPVASEVSLTLSDGSTARLWSERSRTTTAEAQASFTDGPAAGMPALTRNAWGEGAAWYLATVPSDADYRDLVTRLADEAGVAPAAVVEPRSRDLEIVRRRGELASYLFVINHGETDVHVDSDGVDLVTGTPVAGRATVPAGAVRIIREEAAA is encoded by the coding sequence ATGTCGGTCCCCGCCCGCCCCTTCGCGCACGACGGCATCGCGTTCGGTTGTGATTACAACCCCGAACAGTGGACGCCCGACGTCTGGGATGAGGACATCGCGCTCATGCGCGAAGCCGGAGTCGACCTGGTCGCGATCAACATCTTCGGCTGGGCGCACATCGAGCCCCGTGCCGGTCAGTACGACTTCGCCCGCCTCGACGACATCATCGGCCGGCTGCACGCGGCCGGCATCCGCATCAACCTCGGCACCGGTACCGCCTCCACCCCCGCCTGGCTGACGACCGCCCACCCCGAGATCCTCCCCGTGGTCGAGGACGGCACGCGCCGCTACCCGGGTGGGCGTCAGGCGTGGTGCCCGAGTTCGCCCGTCTACCGCCAGGCCGCCCTCGCGCTCGTGGACGCCGTCGCCGCCCGCTACGGCTCGCACCCCGCGATCGCGCTCTGGCACGTGTCGAACGAGCTCGGCTGCCACAACGCGCTCTGCCACTGCGACGAGAGCGCCGCCGCGTTCCGCGTCTGGCTGCAGGCCCGTTACGGCACCGTCGAGGCCGTGAACCGAGCGTGGGGCACCGCGTTCTGGAGCCAGACCTACTACGAGTGGGACGAGATCCTCACTCCCAAGGCGACCCTGTCCAGCCGCAACCCGGGGCAGATGCTCGACTTCCACCGCTTCAGCAGCGACGCCCTTCTCGCGCACTACCGTGCCGAGGCGGAGGCCATCCGCGCCCACAGCGAGATCGCGATCACCACGAACTTCATGGTGACCGCGCACATCGAGAACCTCGACTACTGGTCGTGGGCGGGCGAGATGGACGTCATCGCGAACGATCACTACCTCGACCACCGACTCGGCGACCCGCGGTCCGAACTCGCGTTCGCCGCGGACCTCTCGCGCGGTCTCGCGCAGGGGTCTCCGTGGATCCTCATGGAGCACTCGACCGGCGCCGTCAACTGGCAGCCGCTGAACAAGCCCAAGGCTGCCGGTGAGATGATCCGCAACTCGCTGACCCACGTCGCACGCGGCGCCGACGGCGTCTGCTTCTTCCAGTGGCGCGCCTCGGTGCAGGGGAGCGAGAAGTTCCACTCCGCGATGCTTCCCCACGCCGGCACCGACTCCGCCGTGTGGCGCGAGGTCGTCGAGCTCGGCGGGATCGTCGACCGCCTCGGCGAGGTCGCAGGCTCCCGCGTCGAGTCCGACATCGCGTTCCTCTTCTCGTGGGAGTCCTGGTGGGCGACCCAGAGCGAGACCCGCCCGAGCCAGGCGTTCGGCTACCTCGAGCAGGTGCACGCCTCGTACCGTGCCCTGCACGCGAACGGCCTCACCGTCGACGTCGTGGCCCCCGGCTCGGACCTCTCCGGCTACCGCATGGTCGTCGTCCCGGGCGTCCACCTCATGACCGAAGCGGATGCCGCGGTCCTGACCGCGTGGATCGCCGCCGGCGGCACCGCACTCGTCACCTTCTCGACCGCCATCGTCGACGAGAACGACCGGGTCTACACCGGCGGCTACGCGGGTCCGCTCCGCGAGGCCCTCGGCCTGCACATCGAGGAGTTCGCCCCCGTCGCGTCCGAGGTGTCGCTGACCCTGAGCGACGGATCGACGGCACGGCTGTGGTCCGAGCGGTCCCGCACCACCACGGCCGAGGCCCAGGCATCCTTCACCGACGGCCCCGCCGCGGGGATGCCGGCGCTCACCCGCAACGCCTGGGGCGAGGGTGCCGCGTGGTACCTCGCCACCGTTCCCAGCGACGCCGACTACCGTGACCTGGTCACGCGTCTCGCCGACGAGGCCGGAGTCGCTCCGGCCGCCGTCGTCGAGCCCCGTTCGCGCGACCTCGAGATCGTCCGCCGACGCGGGGAGCTCGCGTCCTATCTCTTCGTGATCAACCACGGCGAGACCGATGTCCACGTCGACTCCGACGGCGTGGACCTCGTGACCGGCACGCCCGTCGCCGGTCGCGCCACCGTGCCCGCCGGCGCGGTGCGCATCATCAGAGAGGAGGCGGCTGCATGA
- a CDS encoding carbohydrate ABC transporter permease, whose product MTATEVLVTRSSAKPPRAKRIPRAKTPHKGAIAVFLGPFGILFALFYLLPIGYAIWQSLLVVQRDGLYGEPTEVFGGLTQYIQVFQNAPFWESVGRVLLFGVVQVPVMLGLALLFALLLDSPVLKGKRFFRLAFFAPYAVPGVIAAIMWGFLYSPNLSPFTGLTNSVDFLSPEMVLWSIANVVTWVFVGYNMLIIYSALLAIPAEVYEAARLDGAGQIRIAWSIKIPMVAPAIILTAVFSIIGTLQLLAEPQVFRSFSTAVSSTFTPNMTIYATSSVPNPYLAAAFSVVLALATCVLSFAFLKLTQRKAEQ is encoded by the coding sequence ATGACCGCCACGGAAGTCCTCGTGACGCGTTCGTCGGCCAAGCCGCCGCGCGCGAAGCGGATCCCGCGGGCCAAGACCCCGCACAAGGGGGCGATCGCGGTCTTCCTGGGACCGTTCGGTATCCTCTTCGCCCTCTTCTATCTGCTGCCGATCGGCTATGCCATCTGGCAGTCGCTGCTGGTCGTCCAGCGCGACGGTCTCTACGGCGAGCCCACCGAGGTGTTCGGCGGACTGACGCAGTACATCCAGGTGTTCCAGAACGCGCCGTTCTGGGAGTCCGTCGGTCGGGTGCTGCTGTTCGGGGTCGTCCAGGTGCCGGTCATGCTGGGCCTCGCGCTGCTGTTCGCGCTGCTGCTGGACTCGCCGGTCCTCAAGGGCAAGCGGTTCTTCCGTCTCGCCTTCTTCGCGCCCTACGCCGTTCCCGGTGTCATCGCGGCGATCATGTGGGGCTTCCTGTACTCGCCGAACCTGTCGCCGTTCACGGGCCTGACGAACTCGGTCGACTTCCTCTCGCCCGAGATGGTCCTCTGGTCGATCGCCAACGTCGTGACGTGGGTCTTCGTGGGCTACAACATGCTCATCATCTACTCGGCCCTCCTCGCGATCCCCGCCGAGGTCTACGAGGCCGCGCGCCTCGACGGTGCCGGGCAGATCCGCATCGCCTGGTCGATCAAGATCCCGATGGTGGCCCCCGCCATCATCCTCACGGCCGTGTTCTCGATCATCGGCACGCTGCAGCTGCTGGCCGAGCCGCAGGTCTTCCGCTCGTTCAGCACGGCGGTCTCGTCCACGTTCACGCCGAACATGACGATCTACGCGACCAGCTCGGTGCCGAACCCGTACCTCGCGGCGGCCTTCTCGGTCGTGCTGGCGCTCGCCACCTGCGTCCTGTCGTTCGCGTTCTTGAAGCTCACCCAGCGGAAGGCCGAGCAATGA
- a CDS encoding carbohydrate ABC transporter permease, whose protein sequence is MSLLTRTNGALATDLPKTRGPRESILSRGAALLIMGIFTLYFLVPIWWLFIASSKDRGQLLTTNPLWFADWNLFANIGDLISYNNGIYFRWLLNSLGYAGLGALLATVFAGMAGYALGKYRFRGREAFFNIVLGGVLVPATALALPLFLLFSQVNLTNTFWAVLLPSIVSPFGVYLARIYASSSVPDELIEAARLDGSGEVRTFFTVSTRLMAPALVTVFLFQFVSIWNNFFLPLIMLRSQDLFPVTYGLYTWNTQLNQIPELRTYVLVGAFLSIVPLIIAFLLLQRFWRNGLGTGSVK, encoded by the coding sequence ATGAGCCTCCTCACCCGTACCAACGGCGCCCTGGCGACCGACCTCCCGAAGACCCGCGGTCCGCGGGAGTCAATCCTCTCGCGCGGCGCAGCCCTGCTCATCATGGGGATCTTCACGCTGTACTTCCTCGTGCCGATCTGGTGGCTGTTCATCGCCTCCTCGAAGGACCGTGGTCAGCTGCTGACGACCAACCCGCTGTGGTTCGCCGACTGGAACCTGTTCGCCAACATCGGCGACCTCATCTCCTACAACAACGGGATCTACTTCCGCTGGCTGCTCAACAGCCTGGGGTACGCGGGTCTCGGCGCTCTGCTGGCGACCGTGTTCGCCGGCATGGCGGGCTATGCCCTCGGCAAGTACCGGTTCCGTGGTCGTGAGGCGTTCTTCAACATCGTCCTCGGTGGCGTGCTCGTCCCGGCGACCGCGCTCGCACTGCCCCTGTTCCTCCTGTTCAGCCAGGTGAACCTGACCAACACGTTCTGGGCGGTCCTCCTGCCGAGCATCGTGAGTCCCTTCGGCGTCTACCTCGCGCGCATCTACGCGTCGTCGTCGGTGCCCGACGAGCTCATCGAGGCCGCGCGCCTCGACGGTTCGGGTGAGGTCAGAACGTTCTTCACGGTCTCGACGCGGCTCATGGCGCCGGCTCTCGTGACGGTGTTCCTCTTCCAGTTCGTGTCCATCTGGAACAACTTCTTCCTGCCGCTGATCATGCTCCGCAGCCAGGACCTGTTCCCCGTCACCTACGGGCTCTACACGTGGAACACGCAGCTCAACCAGATCCCCGAGCTGCGCACCTACGTCCTGGTCGGCGCCTTCCTGTCGATCGTGCCGCTCATCATCGCCTTCCTCTTGCTTCAGCGCTTCTGGCGCAACGGACTCGGCACCGGTTCCGTGAAGTGA
- a CDS encoding ABC transporter substrate-binding protein, whose product MQHTKKAVVAGVALLTAFTLAGCAGGNGGGSGDGAADPAACAPSDGKVTLDFTSWIPGIEDAAKMWNDENPDIQVKVQTGPNGNSGTYASFFSQLEAGNAPDLGQIEYDALSSFRVQDGLEDLSACEDVVAAKDEFIPWTWNQVTLGSDGVYGIPQDSGPMALFYRSDLFEQNNIAVPTTWDEYKEAAKEVRKTGGYITNFSTADINQFAGLVWQTGGDWFANDGQEWKVNLTGDESKKVADYWQDLIDEDLVSTYPAWTEEWNNAYNSGKVWSWNSAVWGANSISSGAPDTTGKWSVAPSPQWAAGEKASGNWGGSSVAVFKGTEHPYEAAKFALWLNTSEEALTALNKSANIYPATTEGLKLPSLQEGVEFYGGQKIYDVFAQAASEVNPDFVWGPTMTQTYADVSDGFQKAASGQGTLLEALESAQTKTVDALKAQSIPVAE is encoded by the coding sequence ATGCAGCACACCAAGAAGGCAGTCGTCGCCGGCGTCGCACTGCTCACTGCGTTCACCCTCGCCGGCTGCGCCGGCGGCAACGGTGGCGGCAGCGGCGACGGGGCAGCGGACCCCGCCGCGTGCGCCCCCTCCGACGGCAAGGTCACCCTCGACTTCACGTCGTGGATCCCGGGCATCGAGGACGCCGCGAAGATGTGGAACGACGAGAACCCCGACATCCAGGTCAAGGTCCAGACGGGCCCCAACGGCAACTCCGGCACGTACGCGAGCTTCTTCAGCCAGCTCGAGGCGGGTAACGCCCCCGACCTCGGCCAGATCGAGTACGACGCGCTGTCGAGCTTCCGCGTCCAGGACGGTCTCGAGGACCTGTCCGCGTGCGAGGACGTCGTCGCCGCGAAGGACGAGTTCATCCCGTGGACCTGGAACCAGGTCACCCTCGGCTCCGACGGCGTCTACGGCATCCCGCAGGACTCGGGCCCCATGGCGCTGTTCTACCGCTCCGACCTGTTCGAGCAGAACAACATCGCCGTTCCGACGACGTGGGACGAGTACAAGGAAGCCGCCAAGGAGGTCCGCAAGACCGGTGGCTACATCACCAACTTCTCGACCGCCGACATCAACCAGTTCGCCGGCCTCGTCTGGCAGACCGGTGGCGACTGGTTCGCCAACGACGGCCAGGAGTGGAAGGTCAACCTGACGGGCGACGAGTCCAAGAAGGTCGCCGACTACTGGCAGGACCTGATCGACGAGGACCTCGTCTCCACCTACCCGGCCTGGACCGAGGAGTGGAACAACGCCTACAACTCGGGCAAGGTCTGGAGCTGGAACTCGGCCGTGTGGGGCGCCAACTCCATCTCGTCCGGTGCTCCTGACACCACCGGCAAGTGGTCGGTCGCTCCCTCCCCGCAGTGGGCTGCAGGCGAGAAGGCCTCGGGCAACTGGGGCGGCTCGTCGGTCGCCGTCTTCAAGGGCACCGAGCACCCGTACGAGGCCGCGAAGTTCGCGCTGTGGCTGAACACGTCCGAAGAGGCGCTCACGGCTCTCAACAAGTCGGCGAACATCTACCCCGCCACCACCGAGGGGCTGAAGCTCCCCTCGCTGCAGGAGGGTGTGGAGTTCTACGGCGGACAGAAGATCTACGACGTCTTCGCCCAGGCTGCCTCCGAGGTCAACCCCGACTTCGTGTGGGGCCCGACCATGACGCAGACGTACGCCGACGTGTCGGACGGCTTCCAGAAGGCCGCCAGCGGCCAGGGAACGCTGCTCGAGGCGCTCGAGTCCGCGCAGACCAAGACGGTCGACGCCCTCAAGGCGCAGTCCATCCCCGTCGCCGAGTGA